The following nucleotide sequence is from Acetivibrio cellulolyticus CD2.
GGTAATACCAGATATCGAAGTGTTGGAAAGTCTGCAAGCTAATTGTGAAATGCCAATATGTTTTTCCTTTAACGTGGATGATGATTTCTACCGCAGGGCTTATCAAGCGATAAGGGAAGACAAAATTGTGTTTCTTTATACATACAGCCAGTATCTTGACTATAGTGATATATATTCAGGCAGCGCAGGTCATGAACACATCATCAACTTGTATGGATATGATGAAGAAGAGGACAAGGCATATGTATCTGATTCCTATTTGCTGGATTATTCGGGGAAAGTGTTGACGTACAATGGTCTTGCGACTTTGAGCAATATAAGAAAGGGTACATGGGGTTGTGCTTGGTTTGATCAGATTCCTGAGAACCAGATTTCCAGAGATAAAATCTTTCAAATTGCGATCGGTTATATCAGAAAATTCTTAACCGAAGAAAAAAATGAACGTGGTGATTACTATACTGGAAGAGCCGCATTTAAAGAGTTTTTTGAAGAATTTGATGAGTTGATGACCTATGATGACAGTTCGTTTAAGGATATAACTCAAAAGATATATTATGATCTTAGAATTGCAAATATAATGCATATCATACATTACTTGAAAAGTTTTGTTTTTGAAAATAGTGCTTATTTCGGCGGTAAAAGCGACATGTTGATTAGCAGCATGGAAAAGCTGTATCTTGAATGGAAAAAGCTTTTGGCTAATATTTATAAGTCAGGGTTCAGCTTGAATAGAAAGAGTTTTCCTGGAATTAAGAGAAAGGCATTTGAGCTTATTGACAGTCTTTCAGCTATTCTTGAGGAAATGATTTAAAGAAAGTTGGTGGTTGAGTTGATTATTAGGATGTTAGAAAAAAGTGATTATGATATTATGTATAAACTATATGCATGCAATATCAAACAGCAGTAGGAACTAACCTTTGAGGTCATGACTTCTACTATTACAACTATCAATTCAACAATAATCAAGCTGACCAAGTGTGAATTATATCCAAATATTTAATTATTTGATTGAATATTTGGATATAATTTGGCTACAACACGCATTGGTGTCCCGCAAAGAAGCGTAAGTAATTTTTCATGCATGCCTTAATTCAACACGTCGTTCCGTGCAGCACTTCATTTTTACCCCCGCATCCAGGGAGCTTCTTAAGCGTAAATCCTGCATCTATAAGGGCTCTTTTAACAGCACCTGCTACAGTAAAGGTTGAACAAGTGCCATAAACTTTAGTCTTTTTCCCGATTTCCATAAGCAATTCAGGGCGCCATATTGATGGATTCTTTTTGGGACTGTGCCCGTCAAGAAACCAGACATCACAGGAGTTTTCAAGCGCATTTACCATTTCGAGAGCTTCTCCTATCCAAAGGTTTATATCAAGTGTTCCAAAGGAGCGCTGTATTTTCATTGAATGCCATCCGGACCTTGTAGTATCAATGAGGCGGTAGGCATTTACAAGAGTATCAATTTCATCACCTGCACGATCTTTAAATTCACTCAGAAGATGAAACATTCTATCCGGGTCCATAGGATATAGTTCAACTGTATTATATTCTATAGAAATATTTTTCAAGCCGCTTTCTTGCAAAAACTCCATAAGAGAAATTACTACCCGCCCAGCACCAAAGCCTGTTTCACCAATTATTAAAGGAGTCTTTGCTTCTATTCCCGCAGCAATACGATCAATTAGGTTGTTATTCCTGAAATAAATCTGCTGTGCTTCGTCCAAGGCACTAACTACATCAAAATAACGATCATCAAAATGTTCATTTACAAGATACGATGGTATAAACATATAACACATTCCTTTTCATAAAAATTTTTATAAAATAATATCAATTAATCAAGCAACTGCACCAGAGTTGATGCTTCTACATCCTTTTTTGTTACCGAAAATTTCTCCCATGCTCTTGACTTCCATCTATGAAACATGAAAATTCCTCTTATCCACTCGTCAATTCCAAAAGATATCCACACACCCACCAATCCTAAATGGAGCTTAACACCAAGCACATAGGACATTGAAACAGCTATTGACCACATAAATACCAGACCAAGGATCAGTATATACTTTGCATCACCTGCACCCTTCAGAGATGAGCCTAGAATTATGTTACAGGCTCTTCCGGGCTCTATTAAAACGGCGATAATAAGTAGTAAGCTTCCTGTTGCCAGTATATTTAGATCATCGGTAAACAAATCCAAAATGAATCGACCAAATATTGCAAATAAAACTGCTACAGATAAAGATATAATAATTGCAATTCTAAGGCTTCTAAGGCTTGTCTTATAAGCATCATCCATTTTACCTGCACCAATCAAACGGCTTACGATTATCTGCGTTCCCTGACCAATTGACAAGGAAGACAACATTATAAACAGCATAAGATTAAATACATAAACTTTTGTAGTAAGAGCGTATGCACCCATTGTACCAACAATTGCAGTAATTACAATTTGTGATATATTATAAGATAATGATTCTCCGGCAGCAGGTCCACCAATTTTGAGAACTTGTGCCAACACTTCTTTAACAGTATTTAACGGCAGAGATACAATATTTTTTATAGAAAGATCTATATCAATTTTCCTAATCAATATAACCATTATAACAATCAGACCGATTAACTGACTAGAAACAGTCGATATTGCTACACCTTTGACTCCTAGGACAGGTGCGCCGAATAAGCCATATATGAAAATGCTGTTTCCGATTATATTTAAAACGTTTGCTGCCATATTTACATACATAGGATATTTGACAAATCCATGGCTTCTTAATATATCGGAAGCGGTGATACTAATAGATGTTATGAAAGAAAAAGTCCCAATAATAGTAAGATATTCACGGGCATGGTCATAGATTTCTTTTTGGAAATTCATAATTCCAAGTATTTTTCCGGCAAATAAAAACAGCAAGAAACTGATTAACAATCCTAATACCGTGTTGAAAGCAATTGATACTATTGCAACCTCAGAAGCTTTTTTATTATTTTTTGCACCTAGATATTGCGAAATTATTATGGCAGATCCACTGGAAACGACCTGAAAAAACAGTATTATAACGGAAACATACTGACTGGATGCACCTACCCCAGCTACTGCATTATCTGAATAAGAACTTAACATGAAGGTATCAACATTTCCGAAAAGGATTCTTAATAGCGATTCGATAAATATCGGCCAAACAAGTGTAAATAAGCCGAACTGACGTGTAGTGTTTTGGGCGTCGTTCATATAAATCAACTCCTGTAATAAATGTTATAAAGAATGAGCACAACAAATAATAAAATTAAAAGTGTGTTTTATAAAGCGGCACTAATTCTTTAAGTGAAATAAATGGAAAGAAATTAATTGTAGATAGATACAATACCGGACACTATTTGAACAAATATATAATGATACATATTGTACTTTTTATGTTATAACTTCAATTTGCTACTTTAGTATAACACGAAAGTTGATATTTTACTATTCACTATTTTATTTTTTATTTCGAAATCTTATGATTTTAAATTTCAAGATGGTGTGTTTACATTCTCATATTGTTTTAATATGCTGGAAGATAGTATAATTGAGTTATAAAGGTTTAGAAAGGAGTGGCAGCAAGGATGTTATTTGTAATAAATGCAATTAAGAGATTCACTCACATATCAATAATTAAAGGTTAATATACAAATAAATAATTAGTTAATGAATATATATGCAGAAGCTTAAGTAATTTTTGTGAGATATTTGAGAGGAGACTAGTACAATGATAAGAAGTAAAAGACTAAACTCAGTATTAGAATTAGTCATTTGTTTAGTATTATTATCAACAGCATTAATTACCCGGCAAGGTAATGTAAGTGCAGCTGCTGATTTCTCAACATCGGGAGGCGGGTCAACAAGCGGTTACACAGTTGGTAACTTTACAGCTGCTTTGAATTACTCAAATTCGCAATTAGCAGTTACTCTGACGCCAAAAGTATCTACAGCTACAACTACTAATCTATGGTATACAAATGTATCTAATCCGACAGCATTGAGCCAGGCAGTAGCAGGATATTCTACCGGTTCAAAGAACTCATCAGGTAATTATGTAGTTAATATTTCAAATCCTTCAATTCCGTCAGACGGCACTATCTATTTGTTCCTAGCAACTAACTCAGGAGATACAGGTTGGGTAAAATGTAATGTTTATGGAGCGATAGATCCAACGTTAACACCTACAGCTACACCTCAAAAAACACCAACACCGGCAATAACTCTTTCGACTCCGGTACCTGAGCCAAGTTCTTTTCCGGATGAGTACATAAGTTCTAATTGGATTAATGAGCTTGGACTTGGAAGTGTGAGAACTTCACCTGTAATTAACTCCAATTGGGCTGAAAATGATGCACCCTCTACAATATACAAAACAAAGAATGTAACAGGAGCAGTGGGTACAAATGACTGGATGAGTTCTGTTCTATGGCTGCCTTTTTCAGAGCCAATTTATGCGCACCCCCTTGCATATAAATTCACCAAATCAGGCCTAAAGATAAGTATGCCTCCAAAGCAGTATTCTAAAGATACTGATGGAGATATTGAGGTCATAAGACGGCTTGATGAAAGTGTACCTGGCACAATAGATTTTACTGTTGGTGCGGAAAGTTTTAATCCTACAGATGCAAGAGCTGATAAACTTGGAGATTGGTCAGCAGATGTAGTTATGGCTGATGGGTCAAAAAGCATAAAATCAACTATAGCACACGGAAGTCCTTTTGCATATTTTACTTTTATTGGGTGTAATCCTAAGGTGGTCTTTAATACTGTTCCCGAGGTGATAGATGAAGGACAAAGTTTGAAGGCCAAGATTAATGGAAAGTATTACGGCTTTTTTGCTCCAACGGGTTCAACATGGAGTGGAATAGGTACTAATACAATTACATGTAATCTGCCTTCAGGAAAAAACTATTTTTCATTAGCAGTTTTACCATCTGAGGAAGCATTTGAATTCTATAAACAGAGGGCATATGCATTTATAGTTGATACGGAGGTTAAGTGGGGATATTACAGTAAAGACAGTTCGGTAGTTACAACATTCAAAGTGGCTACCGAGGTAAAGGAAGGTACAAATACAGATACCATATTTGCATTATATCCTCATCAATGGAGAAGTAATTCCTTGATTAGCCCGTTAAGCTACACTTATGATTCAATTAGGGGTAATATGAAAACGGTTTCAGGTAAGATGTTTCAGACCAGGTATACATATAATGGAATTCTTACCAATATGCCTGGAGTTGATAAAGATGACAACACAAGTATAAATACATTAAAGCAGATGGTAGACAAATTTGAGGCGGAAAAAATAAAGTTTACGCTTGAAACATCAGGCTCAGGTTTTGATACTTACTGGACAGGTAAAACATTAAATGAAATGACTCAAGTATTACCTATTGCAGAACAGGTGGGTGATACTGTTGCAGCAGAGAAAATTGAAGCTGCTATAAAAAGCAAGCTTGAAGACTTCTTTTCAGCTGATTCAACCGAGACTGCGTTCTATGATTCAAATGAAAAGAACAATTTGTTTTATTATAACAGCAATTGGGGTACACTCATAGGTTATGATGCTTCCTATGGTAGCCAGAATGAATTAAATGACCACCATTTTCATTATGGATACTTTATAAATGCTGCATCTCAGATAGCTCTGAGGGATAAGGAATGGGCAAAGAACAGTAAGTGGGGAGCAATGGTTAAACTTCTGATAAAAGACATAGCCAATTACAATAAAAAAGATACCAGATTCCCGTTCCTTCGTAACTTTGACCCGTATGCAGGACATTCATGGG
It contains:
- a CDS encoding BtrH N-terminal domain-containing protein — encoded protein: MRYVITNVETSEGSHCLYSAMSFALQKSNFKLSETDIYFLGNGLSLWYNKGSNFKWVIPDIEVLESLQANCEMPICFSFNVDDDFYRRAYQAIREDKIVFLYTYSQYLDYSDIYSGSAGHEHIINLYGYDEEEDKAYVSDSYLLDYSGKVLTYNGLATLSNIRKGTWGCAWFDQIPENQISRDKIFQIAIGYIRKFLTEEKNERGDYYTGRAAFKEFFEEFDELMTYDDSSFKDITQKIYYDLRIANIMHIIHYLKSFVFENSAYFGGKSDMLISSMEKLYLEWKKLLANIYKSGFSLNRKSFPGIKRKAFELIDSLSAILEEMI
- the mnmD gene encoding tRNA (5-methylaminomethyl-2-thiouridine)(34)-methyltransferase MnmD, whose product is MFIPSYLVNEHFDDRYFDVVSALDEAQQIYFRNNNLIDRIAAGIEAKTPLIIGETGFGAGRVVISLMEFLQESGLKNISIEYNTVELYPMDPDRMFHLLSEFKDRAGDEIDTLVNAYRLIDTTRSGWHSMKIQRSFGTLDINLWIGEALEMVNALENSCDVWFLDGHSPKKNPSIWRPELLMEIGKKTKVYGTCSTFTVAGAVKRALIDAGFTLKKLPGCGGKNEVLHGTTC
- a CDS encoding MATE family efflux transporter is translated as MNDAQNTTRQFGLFTLVWPIFIESLLRILFGNVDTFMLSSYSDNAVAGVGASSQYVSVIILFFQVVSSGSAIIISQYLGAKNNKKASEVAIVSIAFNTVLGLLISFLLFLFAGKILGIMNFQKEIYDHAREYLTIIGTFSFITSISITASDILRSHGFVKYPMYVNMAANVLNIIGNSIFIYGLFGAPVLGVKGVAISTVSSQLIGLIVIMVILIRKIDIDLSIKNIVSLPLNTVKEVLAQVLKIGGPAAGESLSYNISQIVITAIVGTMGAYALTTKVYVFNLMLFIMLSSLSIGQGTQIIVSRLIGAGKMDDAYKTSLRSLRIAIIISLSVAVLFAIFGRFILDLFTDDLNILATGSLLLIIAVLIEPGRACNIILGSSLKGAGDAKYILILGLVFMWSIAVSMSYVLGVKLHLGLVGVWISFGIDEWIRGIFMFHRWKSRAWEKFSVTKKDVEASTLVQLLD
- a CDS encoding glycosyl hydrolase; this encodes MIRSKRLNSVLELVICLVLLSTALITRQGNVSAAADFSTSGGGSTSGYTVGNFTAALNYSNSQLAVTLTPKVSTATTTNLWYTNVSNPTALSQAVAGYSTGSKNSSGNYVVNISNPSIPSDGTIYLFLATNSGDTGWVKCNVYGAIDPTLTPTATPQKTPTPAITLSTPVPEPSSFPDEYISSNWINELGLGSVRTSPVINSNWAENDAPSTIYKTKNVTGAVGTNDWMSSVLWLPFSEPIYAHPLAYKFTKSGLKISMPPKQYSKDTDGDIEVIRRLDESVPGTIDFTVGAESFNPTDARADKLGDWSADVVMADGSKSIKSTIAHGSPFAYFTFIGCNPKVVFNTVPEVIDEGQSLKAKINGKYYGFFAPTGSTWSGIGTNTITCNLPSGKNYFSLAVLPSEEAFEFYKQRAYAFIVDTEVKWGYYSKDSSVVTTFKVATEVKEGTNTDTIFALYPHQWRSNSLISPLSYTYDSIRGNMKTVSGKMFQTRYTYNGILTNMPGVDKDDNTSINTLKQMVDKFEAEKIKFTLETSGSGFDTYWTGKTLNEMTQVLPIAEQVGDTVAAEKIEAAIKSKLEDFFSADSTETAFYDSNEKNNLFYYNSNWGTLIGYDASYGSQNELNDHHFHYGYFINAASQIALRDKEWAKNSKWGAMVKLLIKDIANYNKKDTRFPFLRNFDPYAGHSWASGHAKFTDGNNQESSSEAVNAWAGIIQWGEATGDSTIRDLGIYLYTTEVQAINNYWFDIYEDTRDEQYVNVDTSMIWGSKCVHTTWWTNDPIEVHGINWLPITGASLYLGTDSNYVKRNYDSIWKEWNTWLTIKPADQNSDPKLWQDILCSYYALYDPEAAISKWDESATSESGESIAHTYHWMQSLKTIGLPDFSVTSDTPLYSVFKNKLDNKKTYVVYNASDASKQVNFSDGMNFTANPNSMTVIKEGEYIPPQSVKFGDVNNDGSLNSIDYALMRSYLLGIIKDFPVENDLLVSDLNGDGKFNSIDFAYMRSYLLGMITVFPVENN